Proteins encoded together in one Lysinibacillus sp. FSL K6-0232 window:
- a CDS encoding TnsD family Tn7-like transposition protein, with translation MKTYLLLYARKQKSPSETFECPKCGFIYTRRGPDQNEDDKFRRTRVKSYGSLWESKLQEFSQRGFGLRELSRKLGADPNTIKRFLNVDKNGKLNIEQKINPLKEDRQIWLSLQRKHPQKTIKQLRKVEKALYMRLYRNDKEWLKANSPNPLKRTSTTRIDWKKRDEEVLEQVTKVVGDLLNPENKPVRITISKVGYLIGKRALLEKKLDKLPKTKGFLNGKVETIELFQQRRIAYTIEQMRRNGDELVLWKVLRKAGIKNEENHNEFIEARLATYEEEVDKGIEDITNA, from the coding sequence TTGAAAACGTATCTATTACTCTATGCGAGAAAACAAAAAAGCCCATCGGAAACATTCGAATGCCCGAAGTGTGGATTTATTTATACGAGGAGAGGGCCTGATCAAAATGAAGATGATAAATTCCGAAGAACAAGAGTTAAATCTTATGGATCATTATGGGAATCAAAGTTACAAGAGTTTTCGCAGAGGGGTTTTGGATTGAGAGAGCTATCTCGAAAACTGGGGGCAGATCCAAATACAATAAAGCGATTCCTAAATGTTGATAAAAACGGTAAGTTGAACATTGAACAAAAAATTAATCCTCTAAAGGAAGATCGCCAAATTTGGTTATCATTGCAAAGGAAGCATCCACAAAAAACTATTAAACAACTAAGGAAAGTTGAAAAAGCTCTTTATATGAGGCTTTACAGAAATGACAAGGAATGGTTGAAAGCAAATAGTCCCAATCCCCTTAAAAGAACATCAACTACAAGAATTGACTGGAAAAAACGGGATGAAGAGGTGTTGGAACAAGTAACTAAAGTTGTTGGGGATCTTCTGAATCCAGAAAATAAACCCGTTCGAATTACGATTAGTAAAGTTGGGTATTTGATAGGGAAACGTGCATTATTAGAAAAGAAATTAGATAAATTACCAAAAACAAAAGGATTTTTAAATGGAAAGGTCGAAACAATTGAACTTTTTCAGCAAAGAAGGATTGCTTACACAATTGAACAAATGAGGAGGAATGGTGACGAATTAGTGCTGTGGAAGGTGTTAAGAAAAGCGGGAATAAAAAATGAAGAGAATCATAATGAGTTCATAGAAGCAAGATTAGCTACATATGAGGAAGAAGTTGATAAAGGAATTGAAGATATTACCAATGCTTGA
- a CDS encoding YcxB family protein, giving the protein MEIRYNLTEEDYLNFNMFHVKNSKAVKRTLNMQRFLTPIIFIIASFVFSKVGSMSFLGVFITFLVVSILWIIFYPKYFYSYVIRNTKKMIKEGKNDGLLGEHHMILSEEGIIDATSNGETKVSWFGIQTLSEDKHNIYLYNSSVSAYILPKRELDDVEEIKTYLKSKVQK; this is encoded by the coding sequence ATGGAGATAAGATACAACTTAACAGAAGAAGATTATTTAAACTTTAATATGTTTCACGTAAAAAATTCAAAAGCGGTCAAAAGAACATTGAATATGCAAAGATTCTTAACGCCTATCATCTTTATCATTGCATCCTTTGTATTTTCCAAAGTCGGGAGCATGTCTTTTCTTGGGGTATTCATTACCTTTTTAGTAGTAAGTATTCTGTGGATTATTTTCTATCCAAAATATTTCTATTCTTATGTTATCCGAAATACGAAGAAAATGATAAAAGAGGGCAAGAATGATGGCTTATTAGGTGAACATCATATGATTTTATCAGAAGAAGGAATCATCGATGCGACTTCTAATGGTGAAACAAAGGTAAGTTGGTTCGGTATTCAAACTCTAAGCGAGGATAAACATAACATCTATCTTTATAACAGCTCGGTAAGTGCATACATCCTTCCAAAAAGAGAGTTAGATGACGTAGAGGAAATAAAGACTTATCTTAAATCGAAGGTGCAAAAATGA
- a CDS encoding AAA family ATPase → MKNNQFTHAYYHEQVVKEYKGNPLIEALPPIFSKQEVVEKLSYYPSFDENERQLDSHYRFHIIQRLFSLFQVLPYHLDLESRLSRILRQGYLARNPFSPSYATSLIQGHEHIKNTIDQDWFNRSIPKGFTIIGPSGTGKSTAIAKLLDQLPQVITHSNYQGKDFPFTQLVWLRLECPHDGSVKGLVNQFFITVDGILGTNYFEKFGRSNKLSVNTLMPIMTQICNSISCGILCIDEIQHLSLKGTGSKLMLNFFTTLSNIIGIPLILIGTPSAMNVLQREFRQARRGSGQGDLIMDRMENDAYWRLFLESMWEYQWVRNPVELTDEIANVLYEESQGIIDICLKLFSLSQIRAISTGSETLTVPLIRQVARDHLKLVQPMLQALKSGDMSKIARYEDIYFPFQEAVERERIDLEKNDFIKAMKNKQKSIDSTKLKEEALFRLNLLGLSKENAKKAINEVYKTQTFTEIQELVKSAYQYSVQIIVENEGTKVTKENSANDLRTIVKEGKEKELTAYASLKASGFIKEIKEVV, encoded by the coding sequence GTGAAGAATAATCAATTTACTCATGCTTATTACCACGAACAAGTGGTCAAGGAATATAAAGGCAATCCTTTGATTGAAGCACTCCCGCCTATATTCTCAAAGCAAGAAGTGGTTGAAAAACTAAGTTATTATCCTTCTTTCGATGAAAATGAAAGACAGTTGGATAGCCATTATCGTTTTCATATTATTCAACGACTATTCTCACTTTTTCAGGTTCTTCCCTATCACCTTGATTTGGAGTCAAGATTGTCAAGGATATTGAGGCAAGGTTATTTAGCAAGAAATCCATTTAGTCCTTCCTACGCTACATCCTTGATTCAAGGGCATGAACATATAAAGAATACAATTGATCAGGATTGGTTTAATCGCTCTATTCCAAAAGGCTTTACAATAATTGGGCCAAGTGGAACAGGCAAAAGTACCGCTATAGCGAAATTACTTGACCAACTCCCACAAGTTATCACTCATTCTAATTACCAAGGGAAGGATTTTCCTTTTACACAATTAGTTTGGCTCCGTCTGGAATGTCCCCATGATGGATCGGTAAAAGGATTGGTTAATCAGTTTTTCATAACGGTTGATGGAATTTTGGGAACAAATTATTTTGAAAAGTTTGGTCGTTCTAATAAGTTATCCGTTAATACATTAATGCCTATTATGACACAAATTTGTAATAGTATCTCTTGTGGAATTTTATGTATAGATGAAATTCAGCATTTGAGCTTAAAAGGTACGGGTTCTAAGCTGATGCTCAACTTCTTTACAACCCTTAGCAACATAATAGGGATACCATTGATTTTAATTGGAACACCGTCTGCTATGAATGTTCTACAAAGAGAGTTTCGACAGGCACGTAGAGGAAGCGGCCAAGGTGATTTAATTATGGATAGAATGGAAAACGATGCTTATTGGAGATTGTTTTTGGAGTCCATGTGGGAATATCAATGGGTTAGAAACCCTGTGGAATTAACTGATGAAATTGCCAATGTGCTATATGAAGAGAGCCAGGGAATTATCGATATCTGCTTAAAACTCTTCTCTTTATCACAAATAAGAGCTATCTCCACAGGTAGTGAAACTCTTACTGTTCCCCTTATTAGACAGGTAGCAAGGGATCACTTAAAACTCGTTCAACCTATGTTACAAGCTCTAAAGTCAGGTGATATGAGTAAAATTGCTCGGTACGAAGATATTTACTTTCCTTTTCAAGAAGCGGTTGAGAGAGAACGGATTGACTTAGAGAAAAATGACTTTATCAAAGCGATGAAAAATAAACAAAAGTCAATTGATAGTACAAAACTTAAAGAGGAAGCATTGTTTCGGCTTAACTTGCTTGGACTGTCAAAGGAAAATGCCAAAAAAGCAATTAATGAAGTTTACAAAACGCAAACTTTTACAGAGATACAAGAGTTAGTGAAAAGTGCATATCAGTATTCGGTACAAATAATTGTAGAGAATGAAGGTACTAAAGTAACAAAGGAAAATTCAGCAAATGACCTAAGAACAATAGTAAAAGAAGGTAAGGAGAAGGAACTGACTGCTTATGCTTCTTTAAAAGCATCTGGATTTATCAAGGAAATTAAGGAGGTTGTTTAA
- a CDS encoding DUF5071 domain-containing protein: MSVSDEYLPRNKHDFERVNQLKKLNRKELLPLLPGLLEWIQDMNWPIAEEVAELLLMFPNEIVLLIKVVLATNDNVWKHWCLEILVKRLPNELRKSFKGDLIRLIESPTAGEKLEELDEIAIEILQTIE; the protein is encoded by the coding sequence ATGAGTGTTTCCGATGAATACTTGCCAAGAAATAAGCATGACTTTGAACGAGTGAACCAATTAAAAAAATTGAATAGAAAAGAACTTTTGCCTTTGTTACCTGGTTTGCTGGAATGGATTCAGGACATGAACTGGCCGATAGCGGAGGAAGTAGCGGAACTACTACTTATGTTTCCGAATGAAATCGTTCTTCTAATTAAAGTGGTTTTAGCCACGAATGATAACGTCTGGAAGCATTGGTGCTTGGAAATTTTGGTCAAAAGATTACCAAATGAATTAAGGAAGTCATTTAAAGGTGATTTAATTAGGCTGATTGAAAGTCCAACAGCAGGAGAAAAGTTAGAAGAACTTGATGAAATAGCCATTGAAATTTTACAAACAATTGAATGA
- a CDS encoding M23 family metallopeptidase, whose amino-acid sequence MKEGKEKRITPDEFGKSFLNGEFSTIYQQTSEEFKQMVTLGQLIELGESFNLEVKQYNLEMSNRLSKHIEQFLWLDNEREKAISVAFDGDYIIQSLLLAPFVSYPESDNRYTENTYIMPIKEEWFVFWGGTNQFINYHYVYESQRYAYDLVIMKDGQSYRDAPTKNENYYAFNKEIVAPADGEVVKVVEGVKDNVPGDMDESQPEGNCVVIKHPNNEFSMLAHLKKNSILIRVGERVQKGQVIGLCGNSGNSSEPHLHFQVMDSSDYYTGKSVRIQFEGESEPIQGDVVRPYN is encoded by the coding sequence ATGAAAGAGGGAAAAGAAAAAAGGATTACTCCTGACGAATTTGGAAAAAGTTTTTTAAATGGGGAGTTTTCCACTATATATCAACAAACTTCTGAGGAATTTAAACAAATGGTCACATTGGGGCAATTGATAGAGTTAGGAGAGTCTTTTAATCTTGAAGTTAAGCAGTATAACTTAGAAATGAGTAACCGTTTAAGTAAACATATTGAGCAATTTTTATGGTTAGACAATGAGAGGGAAAAGGCAATTAGTGTAGCATTTGATGGAGATTACATCATTCAAAGTCTGCTTCTTGCCCCATTTGTTTCTTATCCAGAAAGTGATAACCGATACACTGAGAATACTTATATCATGCCAATAAAAGAAGAATGGTTTGTTTTTTGGGGAGGAACCAATCAATTTATTAATTATCACTATGTTTATGAGTCCCAGAGATATGCATATGATTTGGTCATTATGAAAGATGGTCAATCTTATCGTGATGCACCTACTAAAAATGAAAACTATTATGCTTTTAATAAAGAAATAGTTGCTCCTGCGGATGGTGAGGTTGTAAAAGTTGTAGAAGGTGTGAAGGACAATGTGCCAGGTGATATGGATGAAAGTCAGCCAGAAGGAAATTGTGTTGTGATTAAACATCCAAATAATGAATTTAGTATGCTTGCACATTTAAAGAAAAATTCAATTCTTATAAGGGTTGGAGAAAGGGTACAAAAGGGACAAGTCATCGGTTTATGCGGAAACTCTGGAAATTCCTCAGAGCCTCATTTGCACTTTCAAGTAATGGATTCTTCTGATTATTATACTGGTAAATCTGTTCGTATCCAATTTGAAGGCGAATCTGAACCAATCCAAGGAGACGTTGTTAGACCATATAATTAA
- a CDS encoding TnsD family Tn7-like transposition protein yields MLFFPTPYPDELLFSLCSRYFVRSGNISYKGTLDDLFSNRSLTASISLPSGIDSLIKNLPPYSKMNEEQLIHQHTLYLFHTAFLYDQADSIYQAMCSDDGKGIYVQSGLNASGVPQNEFLRYCNECNKEDMETYGELYWHRSHQLSGVNCCLKHFTPLYDSSIKVVGSNKHRFAVPTVENCSAKKNVLDGVAEKTISEYIEHCKKLKEGILQLMNQPFQHHPLNWFDQKYSNKLAELNLAYYTGRVKQKAWRDYFLTIYSEETLQLFRSPIKGEQDWLSLIVQKNRKSFHPLRHLLVMSALHITVEEVFNNELNKPFGQPNYICQNIVCDYFNVSIIENVSITLCEKTKKPIGNIRMPEVWIYLYEERA; encoded by the coding sequence ATGCTTTTCTTCCCAACTCCATATCCAGATGAACTTTTATTTTCATTATGTTCAAGATACTTTGTAAGAAGTGGGAATATCAGTTATAAAGGCACTCTGGATGATCTTTTTTCTAATCGAAGTCTAACCGCTTCGATTTCTTTGCCTTCGGGTATTGATTCACTGATTAAAAATCTACCTCCATATTCAAAAATGAATGAGGAACAGCTAATTCATCAGCATACTTTATATTTATTTCATACAGCATTTCTATATGATCAGGCAGATAGTATATATCAAGCTATGTGTAGCGATGATGGTAAAGGAATTTACGTTCAATCAGGTTTGAATGCAAGTGGAGTACCACAAAACGAATTTCTCCGTTATTGCAACGAATGTAATAAAGAAGATATGGAGACTTATGGCGAATTGTATTGGCATCGGAGCCATCAGTTAAGTGGCGTAAACTGTTGTTTAAAGCACTTTACTCCTCTTTATGACAGTAGCATTAAAGTGGTGGGATCGAATAAACATCGATTTGCGGTTCCTACAGTAGAGAATTGTTCTGCAAAAAAGAATGTTCTTGATGGAGTTGCCGAGAAAACAATATCGGAATACATAGAGCATTGTAAAAAGTTGAAGGAAGGTATATTACAACTTATGAATCAGCCATTTCAACATCATCCGTTAAATTGGTTTGATCAAAAATATAGTAATAAGTTAGCGGAATTGAATTTGGCTTATTACACTGGTCGTGTTAAACAAAAAGCATGGAGAGATTATTTTCTGACTATTTATAGTGAAGAAACACTGCAACTGTTTCGTTCTCCAATAAAAGGAGAACAGGATTGGCTTTCGCTTATCGTTCAAAAGAACCGCAAATCATTTCATCCTTTAAGACATCTTTTAGTAATGTCAGCTTTACACATTACAGTAGAAGAAGTTTTTAACAATGAATTGAATAAGCCATTTGGTCAACCAAACTATATATGTCAGAATATTGTTTGTGATTACTTTAATGTTTCAATAATTGAAAACGTATCTATTACTCTATGCGAGAAAACAAAAAAGCCCATCGGAAACATTCGAATGCCCGAAGTGTGGATTTATTTATACGAGGAGAGGGCCTGA
- a CDS encoding SF0329 family protein, with product MLYQPKWSKAKKQLKNFICEPLHSRVDFQVINYRKAHDRLGRAVITVDKVEKLSMCTITAEMKEYRRERDIRRNLNDFDYDDVAKNRFIQDQAHTQLKKEGIFAQYDFFSALEEYFNSPIEESLKSSDILIKILCLLDRRVGKRTLRNMEVSILGEHELVRYFYKLRCQAENMHIASDCS from the coding sequence TTGTTATATCAGCCTAAATGGAGTAAAGCAAAGAAACAATTAAAAAATTTTATCTGTGAGCCGTTACATTCAAGGGTGGATTTTCAAGTCATTAATTATCGAAAAGCACATGATAGGTTAGGTAGAGCCGTTATTACTGTTGATAAAGTAGAAAAATTAAGTATGTGTACAATTACAGCAGAAATGAAAGAGTATCGTAGAGAAAGAGATATAAGAAGGAACCTGAACGATTTTGATTATGATGATGTAGCAAAAAATAGATTCATACAAGATCAAGCCCACACACAATTGAAAAAGGAAGGTATCTTTGCTCAATACGACTTCTTTTCAGCATTAGAAGAATATTTTAACTCACCCATTGAAGAATCCCTAAAGTCATCTGATATCCTAATTAAAATACTCTGTTTGTTAGACCGCAGAGTAGGAAAGAGAACATTACGTAATATGGAAGTATCTATTTTAGGAGAACATGAATTAGTTAGATATTTTTATAAATTACGTTGTCAGGCAGAAAACATGCATATTGCTTCCGATTGTTCTTAA
- a CDS encoding DEAD/DEAH box helicase, producing the protein MKNFRTSKYSGVIQVREERNPIEPYVHQKEALQALDKKLLNNEAVRFAGLVVLPTGGGKTQTSVQWVLRNVINQGKKVLWIAHRQELLEQALSSVKKNAISILINNKKQFNYRIISGKHDKCRNISREDDFLIASKDSLYRGSDHLEQNWLKYHDDVFLVIDEAHHATAKTYRKIIEVIDKRAERFRILGLTATPFRTVEEEKGLLKKIFKDDIIYQVALRTLISRGILAKPIFKELKTYISMRAELSEKDIKAIEAFDSIPKEIAEHIAENKIRNNRIVQAYVDNKDEYGKLLVFAVNKLHAIELNKLFNERGTKSEYVISSDTDIVDDEGLSKTNKETIDRFRKNEFDVLINVNILTEGTDIPNIQTVFLTRPTTSEILMTQMIGRGLRGVEAGGTEKAFIVSFVDSWQDKIPWVNPTKLYEGEGIWNDSINVNSKKVTRLIPLKKIEEFIKIADDSVDTTELERMDFIKTVPIGFYSFSLPTSSENGEEIEKSCEVLVYENTQKAYQTLMETLPKWFESGELEKLLSLEEDLDLSDLSIAQKFFNELDIITDCVIEDLKDIITYYSLNLTEPPFLEFKDRDKYDISAVAKYIYSNELGGRRKKEYIDKVWEEEDHFKEYFDYNKLPFRKCIDNEILKLEEPEIYFYTPKEKAVS; encoded by the coding sequence ATGAAAAATTTTAGAACAAGTAAGTATTCAGGTGTTATTCAGGTTCGTGAAGAAAGAAATCCCATTGAGCCATATGTACATCAAAAGGAAGCATTACAAGCATTAGACAAAAAGTTATTAAATAATGAGGCGGTAAGATTTGCAGGGCTTGTCGTGTTACCCACTGGCGGAGGAAAAACACAAACGTCTGTCCAATGGGTGCTTAGAAATGTTATAAATCAAGGTAAAAAGGTGCTTTGGATTGCTCACAGACAGGAGCTTTTGGAACAAGCCTTATCATCTGTTAAAAAGAATGCTATTTCAATATTAATTAATAATAAAAAGCAATTTAATTACAGAATCATATCGGGCAAACATGACAAATGTAGAAATATTAGTAGAGAAGACGATTTTTTAATTGCAAGTAAAGATAGTTTATACAGAGGTAGTGATCATTTAGAGCAAAATTGGTTGAAATATCATGATGATGTTTTCCTTGTAATCGATGAAGCTCACCACGCTACAGCAAAGACTTACAGAAAGATAATTGAGGTAATAGATAAAAGAGCGGAAAGATTTAGAATATTAGGCTTAACGGCGACACCGTTCAGAACTGTTGAAGAGGAAAAGGGATTATTGAAAAAGATATTTAAGGATGACATTATCTACCAAGTTGCATTAAGAACACTTATTAGCAGAGGAATCCTGGCAAAGCCTATTTTTAAAGAATTGAAAACTTATATTAGCATGAGAGCAGAATTGAGCGAAAAAGATATAAAAGCTATTGAAGCATTTGATAGTATCCCCAAAGAAATTGCCGAGCATATTGCTGAAAATAAGATAAGAAACAATAGGATTGTTCAAGCGTATGTGGATAACAAAGATGAATACGGAAAATTGCTTGTGTTCGCTGTTAATAAACTTCACGCAATTGAACTTAATAAATTGTTTAATGAAAGAGGGACTAAGTCTGAGTATGTAATTTCATCTGATACCGATATAGTAGACGATGAAGGTCTTTCCAAGACAAATAAGGAAACTATAGACCGATTTCGAAAGAATGAATTCGATGTGTTAATTAATGTAAATATCTTAACAGAAGGCACAGATATACCAAATATACAAACTGTTTTCTTAACACGACCAACCACTTCTGAAATACTAATGACACAGATGATAGGAAGAGGGTTGAGAGGTGTAGAAGCAGGAGGAACTGAGAAAGCATTCATCGTTAGTTTTGTTGATAGCTGGCAAGATAAGATTCCTTGGGTTAATCCGACAAAACTATACGAAGGTGAAGGGATTTGGAATGATTCTATCAACGTTAATTCAAAAAAAGTAACAAGACTAATCCCACTAAAGAAAATAGAAGAATTCATTAAAATTGCTGATGATTCAGTTGATACCACTGAATTAGAAAGAATGGATTTCATAAAAACTGTGCCAATAGGTTTCTATTCCTTCTCATTGCCAACATCTTCCGAAAACGGTGAGGAGATAGAAAAGAGTTGTGAAGTGCTTGTCTATGAGAATACACAGAAGGCATATCAAACATTAATGGAAACATTACCGAAATGGTTTGAATCAGGGGAATTAGAAAAATTGTTATCTTTAGAAGAGGATTTGGATTTGAGTGACCTAAGTATTGCACAAAAATTCTTTAATGAATTAGATATTATTACAGACTGTGTGATTGAAGATTTAAAGGATATTATAACATATTATTCATTAAATCTTACTGAACCACCATTCTTAGAATTTAAAGATAGAGATAAATATGATATTTCTGCGGTTGCTAAATATATTTATTCTAACGAATTGGGAGGAAGGAGGAAGAAAGAATATATTGATAAAGTTTGGGAAGAGGAAGATCATTTTAAAGAATATTTTGACTATAATAAACTGCCTTTCAGAAAATGTATTGATAATGAGATCTTAAAATTAGAGGAACCAGAGATTTATTTCTATACTCCAAAGGAAAAAGCAGTAAGTTAG
- a CDS encoding DUF4279 domain-containing protein translates to MEKTNVKVYFFVWADDFSVEDFTNTLGIKPTRALNKIVITTETLFRLGTEWELGTGYEESFDINKQLNFVLGQLEGKEEELNQLKKKYDLAYRFVIVTNIENHETPVMYLDSRFIRFTDSIGAEVEFAQYIYS, encoded by the coding sequence ATGGAAAAGACGAATGTAAAAGTTTATTTTTTTGTGTGGGCAGATGATTTTTCAGTTGAGGATTTTACAAATACATTAGGGATAAAACCTACAAGAGCATTAAATAAGATTGTCATTACAACAGAAACACTATTCAGACTCGGTACTGAATGGGAATTAGGTACAGGTTACGAAGAGTCCTTTGATATAAATAAACAGTTAAATTTCGTTCTGGGACAATTGGAGGGTAAAGAAGAGGAGTTAAATCAATTAAAGAAGAAATATGATTTAGCTTATAGATTTGTCATTGTTACTAACATTGAAAATCATGAAACACCAGTTATGTACTTAGATAGTAGATTTATCCGCTTTACCGATTCCATAGGGGCAGAAGTTGAATTTGCCCAATATATTTATAGCTGA